The genomic stretch AGAACTGACAACTGAAAACTGACAACTGAGAACTCCCGCGGAGTTCTCCCATGCACCACGCAGTCATCATGGCAGGCGGTTCCGGCACTCGGCTCTGGCCGTTGAGTCGGCGCAGCCATCCCAAGCAGTTGCTCCGGATCTTTGAGGGCAAGTCGCTGCTACGCCGATCCTTCGATCGGCTCAGGGCCCTGCTGCCCGCCGAGCAAATCCATATCATCACCGGGCGCGACTACATCGAACCGATGGCGGCCGAGTTGCCCGAACTGCCCCGCGAGAACCTTATGGGTGAGCCGTGCCCGCGCGACACCGCCAACGCCGTCGGCCTGGCCGCTCATCTGCTGGCCCTGCGGGACCCCGACGGCACGATGGGCATCTTCACAGCCGATCACATCATTCACCCGATCGACACCTTCGCGGCCACGGTGCGGCAAGGCTTCGAGGCGGCCGACCGGCACGCGGACGCGCTCATCACTTTCGGAATCACCCCGCGCAACCCGCACACCGGTTACGGCTATATCCATCGCGGCCCGCAGGTCGATCCGGGGGTCTTCGAGGTCCTCGAATTCAAGGAGAAGCCCGATCTGGAGACCGCCAGGCGATACGTCGAATCCGGAGAGTACTACTGGAACAGCGGCATGTTTGTCTGGCGCCTGCCGGCCATTATCGCCCAGATCCGCAAGCACCAGCCTCAGATCGACGCCGGCCTCCGCGAAGTCGCCGCCGGCTTCCACGATCCGGCCCGAGCCGACGCCATCCTGGCACGCTTCTCATCCCTGCCGAAGATCTCGATCGACTTCGCGGTCATGGAAAAGGCCGACCGCGTGCTGACCGTGGAGA from Phycisphaerae bacterium encodes the following:
- a CDS encoding mannose-1-phosphate guanylyltransferase; its protein translation is MHHAVIMAGGSGTRLWPLSRRSHPKQLLRIFEGKSLLRRSFDRLRALLPAEQIHIITGRDYIEPMAAELPELPRENLMGEPCPRDTANAVGLAAHLLALRDPDGTMGIFTADHIIHPIDTFAATVRQGFEAADRHADALITFGITPRNPHTGYGYIHRGPQVDPGVFEVLEFKEKPDLETARRYVESGEYYWNSGMFVWRLPAIIAQIRKHQPQIDAGLREVAAGFHDPARADAILARFSSLPKISIDFAVMEKADRVLTVEMPCEWLDVGSWPSLAEVFKPDEAGNILAAPNVMTLDARDNILVSESDHLFAAIGVSDLIVIHSDDATLICRKQDAQRIKDLVQQARQTTGERYM